The genomic window TTCCCAGCGTCGGTGTTCCAATTTCCCACACCATCAGGCCACCAGCTTTTGCCAGTGGAGCGACCAGTACGGCACCTATGGCGAGGGGCAGCGACAGGCTGCTGTGCTTGAAGAGTTTTACCTTTGCCATGCTCAGTTCCCTCTTATGAATTGTTGCCGCTAGTCTCCCGCGGGAAATAGCAAAATGAAGTTCAGTCGAAAGCCCATATTGTCGGCCCCCGTCTCGGGGCTATCGGCGTAATAGCGTGGACCGGCCTGAATCTGATAGGTCTGCTGACCGACCTTGAATACCTTGGCAACCAGGAATGCAACGGGCGCATTCCATTGCTCATTTTCCCAGTTGTACGTGGATTCGGTCTGCAGGGTGAAGGTCCAGGCATCCGGGGTCGTATAGGCAAAAAACGGCTGTACAAAGGTGCTATCCACATCATCCCGGTCGTCATCACCGGCAAACGACCAGATATGGTTTACCAGCGCGCCAATGGTCCAGCCGCCGGTCTGCTTCAGCACTACCCCAGTGGGCCCCGCGCCCCATTTCTCAGTGCCCAGCTGTGGTTCGGTTGCCGTGGGAATCAGAAATGCCGGTCCGATACCCCAGGTGATTCCATTCACAGGCTCGGCGGGGGAAAAGAACAGACTCTGGGTGGTGTCGCCCAAACCGGTTTTTTCCGGTGCCTGCGGAAACACATCTTCCTGATTGATGACCGGCACGATGGTGCGGCTGATCAGATTCCATTCCTGGTTCAATGAGATGGGGATCACCGGCTGGATATTCAGCGTATAGCGCCGCCCCTGGTCGAGCGGGCCGACGTCGTAATCGAAGTTACTTTGAAACGGTACGCTGATAAGACTGGAAACCGGATTGGCGAGTTTCTTCGCCAGATCCGCACTACCCTGCCCTTGAGCACCCGCCGCCAGTGCAGCCGCAAGCAGCGCGCATAACATCCTGTACATCGATCACTCCGTTGAGCGGACACGGGCACTTCCGCAAGAGACACAGTAAATTCAGTCTAGACAGTGATCGGGTTGCGCTGTGATCTGACGGAACCTATGCCATTGAGGGCCGTATCAAACGCGGATTAAGGTGTGAAAGGTAGAGAGGAATGCCGGAGCGACAGGCCCCATTGGGACGTAGCGGTAGTGTGCGGGCCGAGGTGCATTCCAGGGCTTGGCAGCCCCGCCGCCAAGTGGCAGCGGGGAGCTAACCGGTCAGCGCATCCCATCCAGCAAATGGCGGGCAATAATCAGGCGCTGAATCTCACTGGTGCCTTCATAAATGGTGGTAATGCGCACGTCGCGGGCCATGCGTTCCAGCGGGTAATCGCGGGTATAACCGGCACCGCCATGCATCTGCAGCGCGGTATAACAGGCTTCATTGGCCTTCTCGGTGGCAAACAGCTTGGCCATGGACGCGGCCGGGCCGAACGCCATGCCGGCATCCTTCTGCCACGCCGCCTGCAACAGCAATAGTCGGGCCGCTTCCATTTCTGTGTACTTGTCCGCCAGCTGCCACTGCAGGCCCTGGAATTTGGCCAGCGGCTGACCGAACTGTTCGCGCTCCTGAATAAAGTTGCGCGCGCAATCCAGTGCCTCGAGACCAATGCCGAGACCAAGAGAGCCAATACCGATACGCCCACCGGCAAGTTCGCCGGCGGCAATACGAAAGCCGCGGTTTTCCTCACCCATCAGGTTCGAGGCCGGGATACGGCAGTTGTCGAAGGAAACCTCATTGGTGACGGACGCTTTCTGACCCATCTTTTCTTCGGCCTTGCCGATCACCAGACCCGGCGTACCCGCCTCCACCAGGAAACAGGAAATGCCCTTCCCTTTTGGCGCGTCGGGATCGGTGACAGCCCAGACCACGAATACGCCGGCAAACTCGGCGCTGGAGATATACAGTTTGCTGCCATTGAGGACGTACTCGTCGCCGTCTTTGACCGCGCGGGTGCGCATGGCGGCGGCATCGGAACCGGAGCTGGGCTCGGTCAGGCAGAATGAACCGGCGGCGTACTCGCCACTACAGATTTTTGGCAGATACCTGGCTTTTTGTTCCTCACTGCCGACCGCCTGAATCACCTCCGCCACCATGTTGGTAACGGAAGTAGTGGTGGCCGTGGAGGCACAGCCGCGGGCCAGTTCGGTGATGGCGAGACTGAAAGCGATGGTACCGGCACCGGTGCCACCGAATTCGGGATCGACATTGATGCCCATAAAGCCGAGTTCAGCCAGCGCCTTGAGCTTTTCCAGCAACAGTTCGCGGTTGCCGGTCTTGTCCAGTTCGGCGGCGACAGGCTTGAGCTCGCTCTCGGCGAACTGGCGCGCGGCCTCCTGGATCATCTGTTGTTCTTCAGTCAGTGCAAAGTCCATACATCACCTCTGGTTCTTTATCGTTGTACTGCAGTCGTGATTCGGTTGCGGAAAAGACGGCGGATCAGCCCCTGCTGCACGGCCACACCGGCCATGATCAGCGCCAGGCCAATGCCCGTCGCCGGATGAATCGTCTCACCGACCAGCAGCGCGATCAGCAGCAGCGAGACCGGCGGTGAGAGATAAATCAGATTGCTGATCCGGGCTGTGTTATCGCAGGCGCGAAGTGCACCCTGCCAGAGCAGGAAGGCAATGCCCATCTCAAACAGGCCCACGTAGACAGCACCGAGCCAGCCCTGCACGGGCGGCCATTGCCAGTCGCCCTGCCAGATAACAACGCCGAACAGCCAGGGCAGACCGCAGAGAAAGCTGAGCAGCAGATTCACCGCTGCACTGCCCTTCACTCTGGTATTGAGCAGCCAGTAGCCGGCCCAGATCAGCGTGCTGAAGAGTGCCAGCGCGACGCCAGTGATCGAATCAAATTCCAGTCCAAACGGATTCCCGCGGGTAACAATCACCAGCACGCCGCTGTAGCAGATCAACCCGGCCACCACGTCCACACCCCGCAGGCGCTGGCCCAGTAGTGGTACAGAGAGCAATGCCAGTACGATGCCCCAGGTGTAATTGAGTGGCTGCGCCTGCTGCGCCGGTAACAGATCGTAGGCGTTAAATAAAACCAGGTAATAAAGGAAGGGATTGCAGAACCCCAGGGCCAGGTACCAGCGATAGTCCGCCCGCCAGCGCTGGCCAAGTTCACCCCACAGGTGCCGGTGGGTCACCACAGCACTCATCAGCAGCGCAGAGACGACGGCGGCGATGGTCACCAGCTGCAGGGGCGACACAAACTGCAGGGAAAGCTTGAACGCACTGGCCACCGTGGACCAGCAGAGAACTGCGGCCAGCGCGAGTATGTAGGCCCTGCGGTTATCACTGTTCGGCAAACCTGCCACCTCTCTGCCTCATTACTCCGAGGTGTAATCGCGTTGCTCGGAGCGTCTAAGCTTTTATCAACGTTTGCCGGACTTGGCCTTGGGTTCCGGGTCCGGAACAGCCACGGCTGTATCCGTCTTCACTTCCTGGATGACCACGTAAGTGTGGGTTTCCCGCACTCCCGGAATGGAGGCGAGCTTCTCGCCGAGGAAGCGCCGGTAGCCCAGCATGTCCTTGATGCGGATTTTCACCAGGTAGTCGAAGCCACCGGCAACCATGTGGCACTCCTGCACTTCCTCCAGGCTGGAGACATGGTCGTTGAAGGCCTCCAGTGCGGAGGTAGCGGTATCGGTCAGGGTCACCTGGATATAGACCACCAGGCCGGCATGTACTTTCAGCGGATCGAGCAGCGCTACATAGTCGCGGATGAAGCCTTCCCGCTCCAGGCGCTTGACGCGCTCAAGGCAGGGAGTGGGACTCAGATTTACCCGCCGCGCCAGCTCCACATTGGGCAGGCGTCCCTCGCGCTGCAGGATGCGCAGGATCTGGCGGTCGATGCGGTCAAGATCTTCCAACTGACGTGACATAGCAACATACCCTACTGGTGATTCGGCAAATAGGCGCTAGATTTAACCACACTTTGCACCAAAATGGCGATTAATTCTGAAACAATTGCCCCATAATCCGACTTTTATTCTGGCCCCATTTTGAGAGTTCGGGAGTAACCATGTCGAAAGAATTCGCCGGAGAACTGCACAGCGCGCGCCAGCTGGCCCGCCAATATCTGCACGCCGACGAAAACCAGTGCGTCAGCGAGCTGCTGGCGGCACCGCGCCCCAGCGAGACGACCCGCGCGAGGATCCTCGAGACCTCCCGTGATCTGGTGCGGGAATCCCGCAAGCAACGCAGCAAGCGCGGCACCCTGGACGCGTTCCTGCAGCAGTTCGGCCTCTCCAATAAGGAGGGTGTTGCCCTGATGTGCCTGGCGGAATCCCTGCTGCGGGTACCCGACGCGGATACTGCCGACAAACTGATCGCAGAGAAAGTGCATTCCGGCAACTGGTCCAGCCACCGTGGCCAGTCTGACTCCCTGTTCGTGAACGCCTCCACCTGGGGCCTGATGCTCACCGGCAGCATCGTCGAGCTGGACCCGGACATTACCGAAAAGCCCTCCCACTGGATGAAGCGCCTGGTCAGCCGCATGGGCGAGCCGATGGTGCGCACCTCCATGATGCAGGCAATGAAGATCATGGGCGGCCAGTACGTTCTCGGCCGCACCATTGAGGAGGCTCTCAAGCGTGGTCCGGCGGAAAACGAGCCCGGCACCCGCTTCTCCTTCGATATGCTCGGTGAAGGCGCCCGCACCATGGCGGACGCCCAGCGCTACTTCGACGCCTACATGATGGCCATCGAGGCAATCGGCAAGGACAACGACAAGCGCGACGTGGTGGAGGCCAACGGCATCTCCATCAAGCTCTCTGCCCTGCACCCGCGCTACTCGGTCCTGCAACGTGAGCGTGTCATGCAGGAGCTGCTGCCGAAGGTGAAGGAACTTTGTCTGGCCGCTGCCAAGTACGACATGGGCCTCAACATCGATGCCGAGGAAGCCGATCGCCTGGATATCTCCCTGGATATCTTCGAGGCACTGGCCCGCGACCCGGAGCTGCGTGACTGGCAGGGGCTGGGTTTCGTGCTGCAGGCTTACCAGAAGCGCGCCCCGCACGTGGCCGACTGGCTGATCGCCCTGGGCCGCGACACTGGCCGCAAGGTCATGGTGCGCCTGGTAAAAGGCGCCTACTGGGATACCGAGATCAAGCACGCCCAGCAGATGGGCCTGACCGATTACCCGGTCTATACCCGCAAGTGCCACACCGACCTGTCCTACCAGGTCTGCGCCAAGAAACTGCTGGACGCCCGTGACGCTATCTACCCGCAGTTTGCCACCCACAATGCCTACACCGTGGGCCTGATTCTGGAAATGGCCGGCGACGAGGGCAACTACGAGTTCCAGCGCCTGCACGGTATGGGGCACCTGCTGTATGCCCAGCTGGAAAAGGTGCATGGCAAACGTGTACCGGTGCGGGTCTACGCCCCGGTGGGCGCGCATAAGGACCTGCTGCCCTACCTGGTACGACGCCTGCTCGAAAACGGCGCCAACAGCTCCTTCGTCAACCGTTTCATGGACGAGGCTACTCCGGTGGAAGAGCTGGTGAAGGACACCATCGAACAGAGCGAAAACTGCAAGCCGTTCCGCCATCCGCAAATTCCCGTACCGGCGGATATCCTGCTCGGCGGTGAGCCGCTGCCGCGCAAGAACTCCCACGGTATCGAGCTGACCGACCCGCTGGACGCGGAGCCCCTGCTCGAAGCCGTCAGCAACATGCGCGGCAAACAGTTCAAGGGCGGCCCGATCATCAAAGGCGTGATGGGCGAAACCGATGAACCGGTCCTCAACCCGGCCACCGGCGACGTGGTTGGCTACACCGCCAATGCCGACAAGCATCAGATCGACACTGCCTACCAGGCCGCGTCCGAGGCCCAGGTGGCCTGGGATCGTCTGGGCGGCGAGGCCCGGGGCAAGATTCTCGACCGCGTTGCCGACCTATACGAAGAGCACATGAACGACCTCACGGCACTCGTGTGCCTGGAGGCCGGCCGCACCCTGAATGACGGCATTTCCGAAGTTCGCGAGGCGGTGGATTTCTGCCGCTACTATGGCAACGGTGCGCGCCTGCACTTTGGCGAACCCCGCGACCTGCCCGGTCCGACCGGCGAGAGCAACCAGCTGTACCTGACCGGACGCGGTGTATTCGTAGCCATCAGCCCCTGGAACTTCCCGCTGGCCATCTTTACCGGCCAGGTGGTTGCCGCGCTCGCTGCCGGTAACGCCGTACTGGCGAAGCCCGCAGAGCAGACTCCGCTCATCGCAGCGCGGGCCGTCGAACTGATGCACGAGGCAGGTGTACCCAAGGAAGTACTGCACCTGATCACCGGTACCGGCGCCGCCGTCGGTGCACCGCTGATCGAGGACCCGCGCCTGGCCGGCGTGGCGTTTACCGGCTCTACCGAAACCGCGCGCCTGATCAACAAACAGCTGGCAGATAAGGAAGGCCCCATCACCCCGCTGATCGCCGAAACCGGCGGCCAGAACGTGATGATCGTCGACTCCACTGCCCTGCCCGAGCAGGTAGTGGACGATGTCATTCAGTCCGCCTTCCTGAGTGCCGGCCAGCGCTGCTCCGCGCTGCGTATCCTCTGTGTGCAGGACGTTATTGCCGACAACCTGCTCAACATGCTGAAAGGCGCCTGTGAGGAACTGAGCCTGGGTGATCCGTCCAAGCTGTCCACCGATATCGGTCCGGTGATCGACGAGAAGGCACTCGGCTTGCTGGAAAAACACCGCGAGCGCATGGCCAACGAAGCCAAGCCACTGTTCGCTTTCGACGAGGGGAAGAAGCCGTCCAATGGCACCTTCTTTGGTCCACAGGTAGTCGAGATCGAGGATTTCTCGCTACTGAAGCGCGAAGTGTTCGGTCCCTTCCTGCATGTGGTGCGCTTCAAGGCCGGCGAGCTGGAAGACACCATCCGCCGCATTAATGCGACCGGTTATGGTCTCACCTTCGGCCTGCATTCCCGGATCGAGGGCCGTGCGCACGCGGTATTCAAGCGCGTGAACGTGGGCAACTGCTATGTGAACCGCGATATGGTCGGTGCGGTCGTGGGCGTAAACCCGTTCGGTGGTCAGGGCCTGTCCGGCACCGGCCCGAAAGCCGGTGGTCCCCACTACCTGTTCCGCTTCGCCGAGGAGAAGACCAAGACCATCAACACGGTGGCTACTGGCGGCAATACGCAGCTGTTCTCCCTGCAGCAGTAATTTTCTCAGTAGAGAAAAGCCAAACGAAAAGAGCGGCCCACGGGCCGCTCTTTTTATATCTGGCTCAAACTGTCGGCTCACTGGTAGATGTGCAACCACAGATCATCATCTGTGCCCTTGTCATTGATGACCGACTTGAGCGCGTCTTCAGGAGACCGAATCCCCTACCCAACCCATTGGGGGTATCCGCCCCACCCTCTCAGATCCCAGCGGCTGAGCAGACCGCTCCCCCTGGAGCGCTCGTCTTCAAAGTCGCTGACGGCTACGGTCAATTCCGGCTCAGCAAACACGGGTTATGTGAACTTCGACCACACAAACTAAAGATTTTCGCGCCAATCTCATCGCCATTCCTCTCCAGAACACAGGGAGCGGAGGATCGACAACATGGGCACCCCAGCACGGGGTCGAACCCAGGGCAAAAAGCAAAACTTCAGGCAAAAAAAAAGCCGGGGCTAGCCCGGCTCGAAGAAAGTCCTGTGAGATTGCCGAATATCAACAGGTGAGTTGAAAGGTTTGACCGCCTTTTCTTGAGAAAGGTCAAAAAATAATCAATTTAATACGCGATATCCGCGACCGCGCAGACAGTTTCTGACGATGCGCCCTTCCTCTGAGTAGGAGCTGCCGACCCCTGACACCCCGCCGAGCAGAGCACCTGCGCCCGCACCGGCTGCGGCGGCGCTACTGGTATCACCGACGATCGCGCCCAGCGCACCGCCCAACAGTGCCCCACCGGCCGCCCGAGTCACACCTCGACGCCCCGCATCAGCGCGTGCGTAGTAAGCATTGGAGCGGCAGTCCATCAGATCGCGCTGGTACTGCGAGATGTTCACTCCCTGCGTATCGATCACGATGCCACCGGCGCCCGGAACCTGTTCCTGGGTGACACAACCTGAAGCCAGAATGGCGCCGAGGCCAAGAGCGGGGAGTATTGCAAATTTCATAGCGCAACCTCGTTATGTGATGCCGACGGTCTCCTACCGATGATTTACACGGCATGAGTCCGTTGCCGGTCCCGAAAGTTGCAGACATCAAATATGACGCCTCTTTCCACTTAGGTTTAGACGTCGGAGGGAATTCGCGCCAGCGACAGGCCAAAAAAAAAGCTGACCAAAAGGTCAGCTCAAAAGGGTTACTACCCTCCGGACGCAAGCTCAGTACTCGTAACCAATTCTCAGCCGCTGGCTGTTGCCGCGCGAATCGAGCACGTTGGTGACACCATCAAAAAGCTCCAGCCTACGGCTGTCGCGGTCATATTCCAGGTACAGTTCGCCGGCAAACATGCGCAGGATGGGCTGGTTCAGATCCACCCGCAGGCAGAGCTTGTCTGCAGTTCCACTACAGTTCACCTGACGGGCCCTAAGTCCAATAGCGCGGCCGTGCACCGGCGAGGCAAAGTCAAACGTCACAGCTTGACCGGAGGCAAGGCGGCGCCAGTTATTACGGACCACGGTATCGAAGCCCGCGTCGGCTACGTCCACCTCACCGGCGGAGAGAATCGCAGTCTCCCACTGGCTGTTGGCATCCTCGCGGTAACGCAGACTGACCTGCCCACCGCGTGGCTGTACGATGCGCTCCTCACCGTGGCGATAATCCTGCTGCACTACAGCCGGGACAGTGGAATCCACGCCACTGAGTCGTTTCTCGGCAATCCGGTACCCCTCTGGTGAGTAGTAGAGCACACTCCGCTGGCTACCCTGCGCCGGCAAATGGTATTCGCAATAAACCAGCCTGCCAGTCCTGGGGTCGGTCGCCAGCCCGGTTGCAAAGACGTCGCCCTCATAACCGCAGTCAGCGCTAGCACTTGCAGCACACAGGGTAAAAAATACGAATAACAGACCATTACGCATCGGGCACCTCACTGAATATCCGCCGGCGCGACAGCCAGGTCGTAAACGGCAAGAAGAACGCCCAGAGTATTACGAGCACACCGACGGAGAGGATCACCGGCTGGCTGAATTCGACAGTGCCATTCAGCCAGGAGCCGGTCCAGTAACTGAAAGGTCCGAAAAAAGCGCCCAGTGCAGCAGCCAACCAGGCACTCTTCTGCAGGAAAAACATGCTGTAGCGCAGGGCAGTGGCAAAGTTCACCCAGAGTAACAACAGCCACGGTGGCGGAAATGGTGAACCACTGTCGTTGACCAGAAGGCCGGTAGAAAACACCACCGTATCCATTGCCGCCCCGCAGATCCAGATAGTGGCCACCCAGAGCCACTCCCTGGGCTTATTGGCAACGATCAGCAGGTGGACGAGCAGGTTAGCCAGCGTAAATGCGGCGATGATCGCCACGCTGTCGACCAAAACGCAGAGGGGCCAGGCAATATCAAACAGGACAGCATTGACGACGAAGCGCCACATATGCCCTTCCCTCGCGTTCGAATTCAGGCGGGCAGCGCTTTACAGCGCGGCTTGGCAAACACGAACTGAGCCGTGCTGATCACGCGCTCAAGGAACCCGCCTTCGCAATAGCAGAGATAGAAGTCCCACATGCGAATAAACCGATTGTCAAAACCCTGCCGTCTGACGTCTTCGATTTTCTCGAAAAAGGCTTCACGCCACGCACTC from Microbulbifer aggregans includes these protein-coding regions:
- a CDS encoding acyl-CoA dehydrogenase family protein — encoded protein: MDFALTEEQQMIQEAARQFAESELKPVAAELDKTGNRELLLEKLKALAELGFMGINVDPEFGGTGAGTIAFSLAITELARGCASTATTTSVTNMVAEVIQAVGSEEQKARYLPKICSGEYAAGSFCLTEPSSGSDAAAMRTRAVKDGDEYVLNGSKLYISSAEFAGVFVVWAVTDPDAPKGKGISCFLVEAGTPGLVIGKAEEKMGQKASVTNEVSFDNCRIPASNLMGEENRGFRIAAGELAGGRIGIGSLGLGIGLEALDCARNFIQEREQFGQPLAKFQGLQWQLADKYTEMEAARLLLLQAAWQKDAGMAFGPAASMAKLFATEKANEACYTALQMHGGAGYTRDYPLERMARDVRITTIYEGTSEIQRLIIARHLLDGMR
- a CDS encoding DMT family transporter; the protein is MPNSDNRRAYILALAAVLCWSTVASAFKLSLQFVSPLQLVTIAAVVSALLMSAVVTHRHLWGELGQRWRADYRWYLALGFCNPFLYYLVLFNAYDLLPAQQAQPLNYTWGIVLALLSVPLLGQRLRGVDVVAGLICYSGVLVIVTRGNPFGLEFDSITGVALALFSTLIWAGYWLLNTRVKGSAAVNLLLSFLCGLPWLFGVVIWQGDWQWPPVQGWLGAVYVGLFEMGIAFLLWQGALRACDNTARISNLIYLSPPVSLLLIALLVGETIHPATGIGLALIMAGVAVQQGLIRRLFRNRITTAVQR
- the putA gene encoding bifunctional proline dehydrogenase/L-glutamate gamma-semialdehyde dehydrogenase PutA; amino-acid sequence: MSKEFAGELHSARQLARQYLHADENQCVSELLAAPRPSETTRARILETSRDLVRESRKQRSKRGTLDAFLQQFGLSNKEGVALMCLAESLLRVPDADTADKLIAEKVHSGNWSSHRGQSDSLFVNASTWGLMLTGSIVELDPDITEKPSHWMKRLVSRMGEPMVRTSMMQAMKIMGGQYVLGRTIEEALKRGPAENEPGTRFSFDMLGEGARTMADAQRYFDAYMMAIEAIGKDNDKRDVVEANGISIKLSALHPRYSVLQRERVMQELLPKVKELCLAAAKYDMGLNIDAEEADRLDISLDIFEALARDPELRDWQGLGFVLQAYQKRAPHVADWLIALGRDTGRKVMVRLVKGAYWDTEIKHAQQMGLTDYPVYTRKCHTDLSYQVCAKKLLDARDAIYPQFATHNAYTVGLILEMAGDEGNYEFQRLHGMGHLLYAQLEKVHGKRVPVRVYAPVGAHKDLLPYLVRRLLENGANSSFVNRFMDEATPVEELVKDTIEQSENCKPFRHPQIPVPADILLGGEPLPRKNSHGIELTDPLDAEPLLEAVSNMRGKQFKGGPIIKGVMGETDEPVLNPATGDVVGYTANADKHQIDTAYQAASEAQVAWDRLGGEARGKILDRVADLYEEHMNDLTALVCLEAGRTLNDGISEVREAVDFCRYYGNGARLHFGEPRDLPGPTGESNQLYLTGRGVFVAISPWNFPLAIFTGQVVAALAAGNAVLAKPAEQTPLIAARAVELMHEAGVPKEVLHLITGTGAAVGAPLIEDPRLAGVAFTGSTETARLINKQLADKEGPITPLIAETGGQNVMIVDSTALPEQVVDDVIQSAFLSAGQRCSALRILCVQDVIADNLLNMLKGACEELSLGDPSKLSTDIGPVIDEKALGLLEKHRERMANEAKPLFAFDEGKKPSNGTFFGPQVVEIEDFSLLKREVFGPFLHVVRFKAGELEDTIRRINATGYGLTFGLHSRIEGRAHAVFKRVNVGNCYVNRDMVGAVVGVNPFGGQGLSGTGPKAGGPHYLFRFAEEKTKTINTVATGGNTQLFSLQQ
- a CDS encoding Lrp/AsnC ligand binding domain-containing protein, giving the protein MSRQLEDLDRIDRQILRILQREGRLPNVELARRVNLSPTPCLERVKRLEREGFIRDYVALLDPLKVHAGLVVYIQVTLTDTATSALEAFNDHVSSLEEVQECHMVAGGFDYLVKIRIKDMLGYRRFLGEKLASIPGVRETHTYVVIQEVKTDTAVAVPDPEPKAKSGKR
- a CDS encoding DUF2878 domain-containing protein, encoding MWRFVVNAVLFDIAWPLCVLVDSVAIIAAFTLANLLVHLLIVANKPREWLWVATIWICGAAMDTVVFSTGLLVNDSGSPFPPPWLLLLWVNFATALRYSMFFLQKSAWLAAALGAFFGPFSYWTGSWLNGTVEFSQPVILSVGVLVILWAFFLPFTTWLSRRRIFSEVPDA